Genomic segment of Canis aureus isolate CA01 chromosome 16, VMU_Caureus_v.1.0, whole genome shotgun sequence:
CCCGACGGGGACCCGAGCCCAGCACgtacccccaccccctcgcccctgGCGTCGCGTAAATGCAGCCACACTCTTGACCCCCTGGGAGTCCAGTTCCAACCCCGAGCGCAGACACATCCCTCCTCCGCCCTCTGAGGCATCACATCCTCACCCCTCAACCCCTGTGGCAATCCCGGTGCTCCACGCCAACCTCCCCTGAGCCCCACCGCTATGGCTTTCCCCTTTTCTGACCCAGCTTTCTTATCCCAGTCCCGGAAGGTCTGCTCAGCCCTaacacccacctccacccacccttATTCAATGCCTGCCATCCAAGCGGATGCCCTGTTGAGCTCACCCCCTTCTTGATAGCTCTGATCTCTGCCCTATCCCAATCTCCCACACAGGAGAAACCTCCAACACAGCAGGAGACCCCTGTTCAGACCGCTGGAGAGGTTAAACCTTCCACAACCCAGCAGGACACCCTGGCTCAGGATTCACAGGCCCCTGAGGAGGGTGAATCACCTTCAACCCAGAAGGAGGCCCTGGCTCAACTTCCAGGGACTCAGGAAGAGAAGGAACCTTCTCCACCCCAGCAGGAGGCCCCTGCTGAGCTTCCACAAATCCCTGAGGAGGGTGAACCTTCCTCAATACAGGAGGAGAGCCAGGGTCATCATGCACAGACTCCTGAGAAAGCTAAACCTTCTTCAACCCAGCAGGAGGCCCCAACCCAGTATCCACAGGCCTCCGAGGAGGGAGAACCATCTCCAGCTCAGGAAGAGGCTTCCACTCAATTTCCACAGATGCCTGAGAAGAGTGAATCTTTAACTCAGGAGGAAAGCCAGGGTCAGCATCCACAGACCTCCGAGGAGGTTGCACCTTCTCCAATCCAACAGGAAGCCCCAGCTCAGCACCCACAGGCCTCCAAGAGGATCAAACCTCCTCTAATCCAGGAGGAGTCCCCAACTCAGCACCCTCAGACCCCAGAGGAGGGTGAGCCTTCTCCAAACCAAACAGAGACCCCAGCTCCGTATCCAGAGTCCCTTGAGGGCATTGAACCCGTTCCGGCCCAGTCAGAGGCCACAGTTCAACATCCAAATCCCCTAGGGGAGGTTAAACCTTCTGCAACCCATCAGAAAGCCCCAAGTCAGCATCTAAACACCTATGAGGAAGTTAACCCTTCTGCCACTCAGCAAGAAGCCACAGCTCAGCATCCAGAACCTTCTGGTGAGGTTGAACCATCCCCAACCCAGCAGGAGGGTCCAGCTCACTCTCCAGAGCATCATGTGGTAACAGTTTCTCCTCTAGGTCAGAGTCAAGCTGAGCTTTTACTCTCCCCCAGAGTCACTGTTAAACCTGTGGATCTGGCACTTATAACTCCAGAGTCCACTAATGAAGTTGAAACTTCTCTACCCCAACAAGAGGCCTCAGCTCAGTCTGCTGTGTCCCAGGAACACTTGAAACCTTCTGCAATCCAGCAAGAGTTTCCAGAACAACTTCCAGCCCCTGCTGAAAATGTTGAACCTTCTCCAGTCCAGCAGGGAGTCCCAACGCAGACTGGAGATCTTCCTGAGGAAACTGAACTTTCTCCAAGCCAGCAGTGGAGCTCATCTCTGCCTCATAATAAAGATTAGTCCATCAATTATATCAATTCAGGCAATTTACGAAATGAAATCAACAAGAATCACAGAGATTCAAGATATCAGTGACTCTAATCCTATAATAATTCTCTgatcaaggtttatttttttctttaaataattgttaCAGTTGAAGTCATTGGGTAATCCCAGCAAACAAAACTACAAATCCTATTAAAGAGTTTTTGCATACAATTCTGTATAAGAAATGCCTGATTAAATTTTGTCCGACAGAACTAAGTTGATGGGTAGTAGATTTGCAAGTTTTTGAAAAGAGGGaatagagggaggaaggaagtaaTTTAAGGTCATGGTTTCTAATTTGTAAAGttcatttataa
This window contains:
- the LOC144286912 gene encoding uncharacterized protein LOC144286912, whose protein sequence is MPEKSESLTQEESQGQHPQTSEEVAPSPIQQEAPAQHPQASKRIKPPLIQEESPTQHPQTPEEGEPSPNQTETPAPYPESLEGIEPVPAQSEATVQHPNPLGEVKPSATHQKAPSQHLNTYEEVNPSATQQEATAQHPEPSGEVEPSPTQQEGPAHSPEHHVVTVSPLGQSQAELLLSPRVTVKPVDLALITPESTNEVETSLPQQEASAQSAVSQEHLKPSAIQQEFPEQLPAPAENVEPSPVQQGVPTQTGDLPEETELSPSQQWSSSLPHNKD